The Argentina anserina chromosome 3, drPotAnse1.1, whole genome shotgun sequence genome includes a region encoding these proteins:
- the LOC126787588 gene encoding pollen-specific leucine-rich repeat extensin-like protein 1: MSHVRKPDTILMRFVFCKIHCPPFICFCKPAPHIYTPGPLKLENTPLPNPNPHVPSSKPETSDQLPNDPIEIKEETLAENPKSAQNSLKSNLRKPDASDPAAPKDEMKKRVQWMDFVGKELVEIREFECSELDDTDNEYENRRGCICVIL, encoded by the exons ATGAGTCATGTGAG AAAACCAGACACAATTTTGATGAGGTTTGTGTTTTGCAAGATTCATTGTCCTCCCTTCATCTGCTTTTGTAAGCCTGCCCCTCATATATACACTCCTGGACCACTCAAGCTAGAGAATACCCCACTACCTAATCCAAATCCACACGTCCCTTCTTCAAAACCTGAAACCTCTGATCAGTTACCTAATGACCCCATTGAGATCAAGGAAGAGACCTTAGCTGAAAATCCAAAATCAGCTCAGAATTCTCTCAAGAGTAATCTCAGAAAGCCGGATGCTTCAGACCCTGCAGCTCCAAAAGACGAGATGAAGAAGAGAGTGCAGTGGATGGACTTTGTAGGGAAAGAACTTGTTGAGATCAGGGAATTTGAATGCAG TGAATTAGATGACACGGACAACGAATATGAGAACAGAAGAGGCTGCATTTGTGTCATTCTATGA
- the LOC126787911 gene encoding lysine--tRNA ligase, chloroplastic/mitochondrial, whose protein sequence is MDAVRLWSLSSQPLKQLIRTTTTRLVVRCCSSSSTTTGGLAPKAGGRSRRLSASTSTSDKDAVRAIRLNKVQELRSKGLEPYGYSWDRTHSANQLQHVYKHLENGEETKPEEDGVSIAGRIVARRAFGKLAFLTLRDDSGTIQLYCEKERLSDDQFDQLKGLVDIGDIVGATGSIKRTEKGELSVYVSSFAILTKSLLPLPDKYHGLTDVDKRYRQRYVDMIANPEVADVFRKRAKVVSEIRKTVESFGFIEVETPVLQGAAGGAEARPFVTYHNSLGRDLYLRIATELHLKRMLVGGFEKVYEIGRIFRNEGISTRHNPEFTTIEMYEAYSDYESMMNMAEEIVTQCALAVHGKLTLDYQGVEIHLERPWRRESMHNLVKEATGITFNEFGNDLQGAKEVTLKNLGADLDYKYKSSIEACSSIGHLLNEVFEIVVEPKLVQPTFVLDYPIEISPLAKPHRRHAGLTERFELFICGRELANAFSELTDPMDQRGRLEEQVRQHNEKRSAAISEMDGAEDKREENDESYEVTLDDDFLTALEYGMPPASGMGLGIDRLVMLLTNSASIRDVIAFPVLKIQQ, encoded by the exons ATGGATGCGGTGAGGCTGTGGAGCCTGTCCTCGCAGCCATTGAAACAACTCATtcgcaccaccaccactagacTTGTCGTCCGCTGCTGCTCTTCCTCTTCTACTACCACCGGCGGCCTCGCCCCTAAAGCCGGAGGCCGCAGCCGCCGCCTATCCGCGTCAACCTCCACCTCCGACAAAGACGCTGTTCGAGCCATTCGCTTAAACAAG GTACAAGAGTTGAGGAGCAAAGGTTTAGAGCCATATGGTTATTCCTGGGATAGGACTCACTCTGCTAATCAGCTGCAACATGTTTACAAGCATTTAGAGAATGGTGAAGAGACCAAGCCCGAAGAAGATGGTGTCTCGATTGCAGGAAGGATTGTGGCACGCAGGGCCTTTGGAAAGCTTGCATTTTTGACACTTAGGGATGATTCTGGAACAATTCAG CTTTACTGTGAGAAGGAACGGCTATCAGATGATCAATTTGATCAGTTAAAGGGCCTTGTCGATATTGGTGATATAGTTGGTGCTACTGGTTCCATCAAGCGGACAGAGAAAG GGGAGCTGTCTGTTTATGTAAGTTCCTTTGCAATTCTTACAAAATCTCTACTCCCGCTGCCAGACAAGTACCATGGTCTAACAGATGTAGACAAGCGCTACCGTCAACG GTATGTAGATATGATTGCAAATCCTGAGGTTGCTGATGTATTTCGGAAAAGAGCAAAG GTTGTATCAGAGATACGCAAGACAGTTGAATCTTTCGGGTTTATCGAAGTTGAAACTCCAGTTCTTCAG GGAGCAGCTGGTGGGGCAGAGGCTAGGCCATTTGTTACATACCATAATTCGCTTGGAAGGGACCTGTATTTGAGAATAGCGACCGAACTCCACTTAAAGAGAATGCTG GTTGGTGGATTTGAGAAGGTATATGAAATTGGACGAATATTCAGGAATGAAGGCATTTCAACTCGTCATAATCCTGAGTTCACCACTATAGAG ATGTATGAAGCATATTCAGACTATGAAAGCATGATGAACATGGCAGAGGAAATAGTTACACAATGTGCACTTGCAGTTCATGGGAAGCTTACTCTTGATTACCAG GGGGTGGAGATACATCTTGAGCGACCATGGAGGAGGGAATCCATGCATAATCTTGTCAAAGAAGCCACTGGAATTACTTTCAATGAGTTTGGCAATGATCTTCAGGGTGCTAAAGAAGTTACTCTGAAGAACCTCGGAGCTGACCTTGATTACAAATACAAATCTTCTATTGAAGCATGCTCATCTATTGGCCACCTTCTTAATGAG GTTTTTGAGATTGTTGTTGAACCAAAGCTTGTGCAACCCACATTTGTTTTAGACTATCCCATTGAGATATCTCCTCTGGCCAAGCCACATAGGAG GCATGCAGGGTTGACTGAGAGGTTTGAGCTTTTCATATGTGGCCGTGAGCTGGCCAATGCTTTTTCTGAATTGACTGATCCCATGGATCAG AGAGGACGATTAGAAGAGCAAGTAAGGCAGCACAATGAGAAGAGATCAGCAGCTATTTCAGAAATGGATGGTGCAGAAGATAAGAGAGAGGAAAATGACGAGTCTTATGAAGTGACACTTGATGATGATTTCCTTACAGCTTTGGAATATGGGATGCCTCCAGCTTCAGGAATG GGACTTGGAATTGATAGGCTAGTCATGCTTTTAACAAATTCCGCCAGCATCAGAGATGTAATTGCCTTCCCAGTGCTGAAAATTCAGCAATAG
- the LOC126787917 gene encoding uncharacterized protein LOC126787917: MVFNSLIVVSVAHVSAEVWQHVACLPEHLSSSQLLDLVCFIPLQELGRLALCLWTFLCVPPPDSFYSRYSDDSDVSDSDSSTTVDYDDYYYHPHSD; the protein is encoded by the coding sequence ATGGTGTTCAACAGCCTGATCGTGGTGTCGGTAGCACACGTGTCGGCGGAGGTGTGGCAGCACGTGGCGTGCCTGCCGGAGCATCTGAGCAGCAGTCAGCTGTTGGATCTTGTATGCTTCATCCCTCTGCAGGAGTTGGGTCGTCTGGCTCTCTGCCTTTGGACCTTCCTCTGCGTCCCTCCTCCCGACTCCTTCTACTCCCGTTACTCCGATGACTCTGACGTCTCCGACTCCGACTCCTCCACCACCGTTGACTACGACGACTATTACTACCACCCCCATTCCGATTGA